The following coding sequences are from one Paenibacillus sp. JDR-2 window:
- a CDS encoding glycoside hydrolase family 9 protein, whose amino-acid sequence MEQGKRNRIAVNQLGFRRMDRKTAVIEGEGGTFRLISQETGEVVLEGETGTAAGDRSSGRKVSRADFSGVQQAGIYKLETEHGQVSDWFAIGDEGYRAAHQALLKAFYYFRCGIKLEESYAGAWKHDACHLTPAIVYGDESRNVDAWGGWHDAGDYGKYVGPGAKAVADLLLAYECYPDAFARVLPLPESDGVMPDVLHECRYELEWMQRMQDAESGGVFHKLTTMRFPAPDTMPEDDTDELYVSPVSATATGCFAAIMAMAARVYGRFDAGLAAGCKAAAERAWDWLERHPEVPGFRNPPEIVTGEYGDKLDIDERYWAAAELYRTTGEERYHEAFLLLAEREFDKYELGWADMGGYGTISYLLSERRGDLAVTERLRAGLLERAERLADVSRKDGFGVSLQPEQYKWGSNMLVLNHAMLLLIADRVAGTVTYADLALNHIHYLFGMNVMGISYVTGFGSRSVKHPHHRPSEGDGVDDPVPGLVSGGPNLGIQDDYAREHLAGRAPAASFADVMESYSTNEVTIYWNSPAVFVLSHFV is encoded by the coding sequence ATGGAACAGGGGAAGCGGAATAGGATTGCGGTTAACCAGCTTGGGTTCCGGAGAATGGACCGGAAGACGGCTGTTATAGAAGGAGAAGGCGGAACGTTCAGGTTGATTAGTCAGGAAACCGGCGAAGTGGTGTTGGAGGGGGAAACCGGGACTGCAGCTGGGGACAGATCCAGCGGCAGGAAAGTTAGCAGGGCGGATTTTTCCGGCGTGCAGCAAGCCGGGATTTACAAGCTGGAGACGGAGCATGGGCAAGTCTCGGATTGGTTTGCTATCGGAGATGAGGGATATAGGGCTGCTCATCAGGCATTGTTGAAAGCGTTTTATTATTTCCGCTGCGGAATCAAACTGGAGGAGTCGTACGCGGGAGCGTGGAAGCATGATGCTTGCCATCTGACGCCTGCGATTGTATACGGAGACGAATCGAGGAATGTGGATGCCTGGGGCGGATGGCATGATGCCGGCGACTATGGCAAATACGTGGGGCCGGGAGCAAAAGCCGTTGCGGATTTGCTGCTTGCTTATGAATGTTATCCGGATGCGTTTGCGCGTGTGCTGCCTTTGCCTGAATCAGACGGCGTGATGCCGGATGTGCTCCATGAATGCCGGTATGAGCTGGAATGGATGCAACGCATGCAGGATGCGGAGTCCGGCGGCGTGTTCCATAAGCTGACGACTATGCGTTTCCCTGCTCCGGATACAATGCCGGAGGACGATACGGACGAGCTGTACGTTTCTCCGGTATCGGCCACGGCAACGGGTTGTTTTGCCGCCATTATGGCGATGGCTGCGCGCGTGTACGGGCGTTTTGATGCAGGGCTTGCCGCCGGTTGCAAAGCTGCCGCCGAGCGGGCATGGGATTGGCTTGAGCGGCATCCGGAAGTACCGGGCTTCCGTAATCCGCCGGAGATTGTAACCGGTGAATATGGCGATAAGCTGGACATTGATGAGCGGTATTGGGCAGCAGCCGAGCTGTATCGTACAACGGGAGAAGAGCGGTATCACGAGGCTTTTCTCCTGTTGGCGGAGCGGGAATTCGACAAGTACGAACTTGGCTGGGCCGATATGGGCGGCTACGGGACAATCTCCTATCTGTTGTCGGAACGTCGGGGGGATCTGGCTGTTACAGAACGGCTTCGGGCCGGTCTGTTGGAACGAGCCGAGCGGCTTGCTGATGTAAGCCGGAAGGATGGATTCGGCGTATCTTTACAGCCGGAGCAGTACAAATGGGGCAGCAATATGCTGGTACTCAATCATGCGATGCTGCTGCTAATTGCTGATCGCGTGGCTGGAACAGTTACGTATGCGGATCTGGCGTTGAATCATATCCATTACCTATTCGGGATGAATGTGATGGGCATCAGTTATGTAACGGGGTTCGGCAGCCGGTCGGTCAAACATCCGCATCATCGTCCATCGGAAGGCGACGGCGTGGACGATCCGGTTCCGGGGCTTGTATCCGGCGGTCCAAACCTTGGCATTCAGGATGACTATGCCCGGGAGCATCTGGCTGGCAGAGCCCCAGCCGCTTCCTTCGCGGATGTGATGGAAAGCTACTCGACAAACGAAGTAACGATCTACTGGAATTCTCCTGCCGTGTTTGTGTTGAGTCATTTTGTATAG
- a CDS encoding GntR family transcriptional regulator yields the protein MISLTPELDKQSEIPLYQQLFAYLKGQIELGMLHENDRLPSIRQLSVYLSVSKNTVESAYQQLLAEGYIQSRLRSGLYVMLLISLRGLRRKSRPDQKSS from the coding sequence ATGATCAGCTTAACGCCGGAATTGGATAAACAGAGCGAGATTCCGCTTTATCAGCAGCTATTTGCTTATTTAAAAGGACAGATCGAGTTGGGCATGCTGCATGAAAATGACCGTCTGCCCTCGATCAGGCAGTTGTCCGTTTATTTGTCCGTCAGCAAAAATACCGTCGAATCCGCTTATCAGCAGCTACTGGCGGAAGGCTATATTCAGAGCCGGCTTCGCAGCGGCCTATACGTAATGCTCTTGATCAGCTTGAGGGGATTAAGGAGAAAAAGCCGGCCAGATCAGAAGTCGAGTTAA
- a CDS encoding GNAT family N-acetyltransferase, giving the protein MNVTFQPLSELPVKEISELWNQSFEGYFVPAALPLERFVGRAASEGLSLEYSLACYVDGEAAGLVMNGFREYDGRKLAWNGGTAIKPAFRGKGIGKALMLRNLQLYEELSVDQANLEAISQNTNAIRLYEAIGYKQIDRLLIQSTDQPIPDMDDTYEHPYQIELGMAAEAARLPFYTPGEVWQAGLPSLKDGESVAVFDGGETAGYALYRRTFSPDGDLTGIVLYRAEVAPGRTDAKDVMLAALQEVWQPSETCRRSAFNIRASHAVLVELLAEMGLVTTLEQVLMVREM; this is encoded by the coding sequence ATGAATGTGACATTCCAACCTCTCAGCGAGCTTCCGGTCAAGGAAATATCGGAGCTGTGGAATCAGTCCTTCGAAGGTTATTTTGTTCCGGCTGCGCTTCCGCTTGAGCGGTTCGTCGGCCGGGCCGCCTCCGAAGGCCTCTCGCTTGAGTATTCCCTCGCCTGTTATGTCGACGGAGAAGCAGCCGGACTTGTCATGAACGGCTTCCGTGAATATGACGGCCGAAAGCTGGCATGGAACGGCGGAACCGCCATCAAGCCGGCCTTCCGGGGCAAAGGCATCGGCAAGGCTCTTATGCTGAGGAACCTGCAGCTATACGAGGAGTTAAGCGTTGACCAGGCAAATCTCGAGGCGATCTCGCAAAATACGAATGCCATTCGGCTGTATGAAGCAATTGGTTATAAGCAGATCGACCGCCTCCTCATCCAGTCCACGGATCAGCCGATTCCGGATATGGACGACACGTACGAGCATCCATACCAGATTGAGCTTGGCATGGCAGCGGAAGCCGCACGGCTTCCGTTCTACACCCCGGGCGAAGTCTGGCAGGCTGGTCTGCCTAGCCTGAAGGATGGCGAGAGCGTTGCCGTCTTCGACGGCGGAGAAACAGCCGGTTATGCCTTGTACAGGAGGACGTTCAGCCCGGACGGCGACCTGACGGGCATTGTCCTGTACCGGGCTGAAGTCGCTCCGGGACGTACCGACGCCAAGGATGTAATGTTGGCCGCGCTGCAAGAAGTCTGGCAGCCCAGCGAGACTTGCCGGCGCTCGGCCTTTAATATCCGGGCATCCCATGCGGTGCTGGTCGAGCTGCTCGCAGAGATGGGGCTTGTGACCACATTGGAGCAGGTGTTGATGGTGCGAGAGATGTAG
- a CDS encoding nucleotide excision repair endonuclease encodes MITITIPEPDVTIYKQTNPQLSHIYNFTDFHLITREKGGFFIFYNFKGDVLFVGKARKLRPRIKKHFEDSVSPMKNYRDEVTKIEIYVNEDAVEREIYETYLINQFRAKYNVDKVLFR; translated from the coding sequence TTGATTACCATTACGATTCCGGAACCGGACGTTACGATTTACAAACAGACGAACCCGCAGCTCAGCCATATTTACAACTTTACGGATTTCCATCTGATTACGCGTGAAAAGGGCGGCTTCTTTATTTTTTACAATTTCAAGGGAGACGTGCTGTTTGTCGGCAAGGCCAGAAAGCTGAGACCACGCATTAAGAAGCATTTCGAAGACAGCGTATCCCCAATGAAAAATTACCGCGATGAAGTGACCAAGATCGAGATTTACGTGAATGAGGATGCGGTGGAGCGTGAAATTTACGAGACTTACCTGATCAATCAATTCCGGGCGAAGTATAACGTGGACAAGGTGTTGTTCCGATAG
- a CDS encoding PLP-dependent aminotransferase family protein, which produces MRLWKKCLVDALEECTTEVYGYGDRQGHKGLRSEIARYLYQSRGVVCAPDQIFLSAGTQTMISLLAQLLPLPEAIAMEEPGYNGVRTVLMNMGRRIIPMPLEHDGISVEHLRGSAASMVYVTPSHQFPLGMIMPVQNRIKLLQWAYEQEGYIIEDDFDSELRYQGQPIPALKALDTGDKVIYLGTFSKSFLPGIRLSYMVLPERAAQDFRSKLQAYSQSVSPLIQAAMYRFMKEGYFESHIRKMKKLYQSRHRMLLRSIQEQLGSHAGIIGERSGMHLLLDVYGRSGDELVEKALEYGVITYTPRKHWLNPEACPPSYIMLGFGGLNEQKIREGIILLRKAWLP; this is translated from the coding sequence GTGCGGCTGTGGAAGAAATGCCTGGTCGATGCTCTGGAGGAATGTACGACAGAGGTATATGGCTACGGCGATCGCCAAGGGCATAAGGGGCTTCGTTCCGAGATTGCCCGTTATTTGTACCAGTCACGCGGGGTGGTATGCGCGCCGGATCAAATTTTTTTGAGCGCCGGGACTCAGACAATGATCAGCCTGCTAGCCCAGCTGCTGCCTCTGCCTGAGGCGATTGCGATGGAGGAGCCCGGGTATAACGGGGTTAGAACGGTACTGATGAACATGGGGCGAAGAATCATACCTATGCCGCTCGAGCATGACGGGATCTCAGTCGAGCATTTGAGAGGAAGCGCGGCAAGTATGGTATACGTGACGCCTTCCCATCAGTTTCCTCTAGGGATGATCATGCCGGTCCAGAACCGTATCAAGCTGCTTCAATGGGCTTATGAGCAGGAAGGCTATATCATCGAGGATGATTTCGACAGCGAGCTGCGTTATCAGGGGCAGCCGATTCCAGCTCTTAAGGCGCTGGACACCGGGGACAAGGTTATTTATTTGGGTACGTTCTCGAAATCGTTCCTGCCGGGAATACGTTTAAGCTATATGGTGCTGCCGGAACGGGCTGCGCAAGATTTCAGAAGCAAGCTGCAGGCATACAGCCAATCGGTATCGCCGCTTATTCAGGCCGCCATGTACCGGTTCATGAAGGAAGGTTATTTCGAAAGTCATATCCGCAAGATGAAGAAGCTGTACCAATCCCGCCACCGGATGCTGCTCCGTTCGATCCAGGAACAGCTCGGCAGCCATGCCGGCATTATCGGGGAGCGGTCGGGCATGCATCTGCTGCTTGATGTCTATGGACGATCCGGCGATGAACTTGTGGAGAAGGCACTGGAGTATGGAGTCATAACTTACACGCCAAGGAAGCATTGGCTGAATCCGGAGGCTTGTCCGCCATCGTACATCATGCTGGGTTTTGGCGGACTTAACGAACAGAAAATCCGCGAAGGAATTATTCTGCTGCGCAAGGCTTGGCTCCCTTAA
- a CDS encoding pyridoxamine 5'-phosphate oxidase family protein, with protein sequence MFPIRLQKRACTDAGKIERFLGQARTGFLGLCSDNVPYVVPLNFVWKDNAIYFHGASEGRKIEMIADNPAGCFTVSEEYGTIADPTPAHVDTAYMSAIIYGTIEKVDDWEEATAAMQVMLDKYVPGYFDRPLARTHLERYVSSMGSKTSVFKLVSNSLSAKESEVNPAKMYVEGRKSHEDGH encoded by the coding sequence ATGTTTCCCATCCGCTTGCAAAAAAGAGCCTGTACCGATGCAGGCAAAATCGAACGTTTCCTGGGGCAGGCCCGGACCGGATTCCTTGGCCTCTGCTCGGATAATGTTCCTTACGTCGTGCCTTTAAACTTCGTCTGGAAGGATAACGCCATCTACTTCCACGGTGCATCCGAAGGGCGGAAAATCGAAATGATTGCAGACAATCCGGCGGGCTGCTTTACGGTCAGCGAAGAGTACGGCACGATCGCCGATCCAACGCCTGCCCATGTGGATACCGCTTATATGAGCGCCATTATCTACGGCACCATCGAGAAGGTCGACGATTGGGAGGAAGCGACCGCCGCGATGCAGGTCATGCTGGACAAATACGTTCCCGGTTATTTCGACCGGCCGCTGGCAAGGACCCACTTGGAACGGTACGTCTCCTCAATGGGCAGCAAAACCTCCGTATTCAAGCTGGTATCCAATTCCCTCTCCGCAAAGGAAAGCGAAGTTAACCCGGCAAAAATGTATGTGGAAGGAAGAAAAAGCCACGAGGACGGGCATTAA
- a CDS encoding M3 family oligoendopeptidase produces the protein MKFNEYRYERPEVASFEKQFKELLSAFNAASRFEEQDAAMTGLNKLRSEFDTMQQIASIRHSIDTNDEFYKAEQDFFDENGPVVQEYITDYYRALVNSAYRSELEAKWGRQLFQLAELSLKTFSPEVIEDLQQENKLSTEYTKLIASAKILFDGEERTLSQLSPFQQSTDRSVRKQASEASSGFMSGNEAEFDRIYDELVKVRTRIAKKLGFKNFVELGYARMSRTDYTAEMVANFRNQVLEHIVPVASKLKERQRERIGVDHLYYYDENLAFLTGNAKPKGSPDWIVENGARMYAELSPETDEFFRFMLDNGLMDLVAKKGKQGGGYCTYISEYGAPFIFSNFNGTSGDIDVLTHEAGHAFQVYESRSFAVPEYAFPTYEACEIHSMSMEFFTWPWMELFFKEDVDKYRFQHLASALLFLPYGVTVDEFQHFVYENPDATPAERKAAWREIEKKYLPHRDYEENSYLEHGAFWQRQGHIFGSPFYYIDYTLAQICAFQFWKRMHEDRTSAWADYHKLCQQGGSLSFTELVKVAGLISPFEDGCVTSVIGSIDGWLESVDDKAL, from the coding sequence GTGAAATTTAATGAGTATCGTTACGAACGTCCCGAAGTAGCGTCTTTCGAAAAGCAGTTCAAGGAGCTTCTATCCGCCTTTAACGCGGCAAGCCGTTTCGAGGAGCAAGACGCCGCGATGACCGGCCTGAACAAGCTGCGGAGCGAATTTGATACGATGCAGCAAATTGCGAGCATCCGTCATTCGATTGATACCAACGATGAATTTTATAAAGCCGAGCAGGATTTCTTCGACGAGAACGGACCTGTCGTTCAGGAATACATAACGGATTATTACCGGGCGCTTGTGAATTCGGCATACCGCTCGGAGCTTGAAGCCAAATGGGGCCGTCAATTGTTCCAATTGGCCGAACTCTCGCTGAAAACTTTCAGCCCGGAGGTTATCGAGGATCTGCAGCAGGAGAATAAGCTGTCCACCGAATACACGAAGCTTATCGCTTCCGCCAAAATTTTGTTCGACGGCGAAGAACGGACGCTTTCGCAGTTATCGCCGTTCCAGCAATCGACCGACCGCTCCGTCCGCAAACAAGCGTCTGAAGCTTCTTCCGGTTTCATGAGCGGTAATGAAGCTGAATTTGACCGGATTTACGACGAGCTCGTCAAGGTGCGCACCCGCATCGCGAAAAAGCTGGGCTTCAAGAATTTCGTTGAGCTTGGTTATGCCCGCATGAGCCGTACCGACTATACGGCGGAGATGGTGGCGAATTTCCGCAATCAGGTGCTTGAGCATATCGTGCCGGTGGCGAGCAAGCTGAAGGAACGCCAGCGCGAGCGCATCGGCGTCGACCATCTCTACTACTACGACGAGAATCTTGCTTTCCTAACCGGCAATGCGAAGCCAAAAGGCAGCCCGGATTGGATCGTTGAGAACGGAGCACGGATGTACGCGGAGCTGTCGCCGGAAACGGATGAGTTTTTCCGGTTTATGCTGGATAACGGCCTGATGGATCTCGTTGCGAAAAAAGGCAAGCAAGGCGGCGGATATTGCACCTATATCAGCGAATACGGCGCACCGTTTATTTTTTCCAACTTTAACGGTACCTCCGGGGATATCGATGTGCTGACGCACGAAGCCGGCCATGCCTTCCAGGTGTACGAGAGCAGAAGCTTTGCCGTGCCGGAATACGCCTTCCCTACTTATGAAGCCTGCGAGATTCATTCGATGAGCATGGAGTTTTTCACCTGGCCGTGGATGGAGCTGTTCTTCAAAGAAGACGTGGATAAATACCGGTTCCAGCATCTGGCGAGTGCCCTTCTCTTCCTCCCTTACGGTGTAACGGTCGACGAATTCCAGCACTTTGTCTACGAGAATCCGGATGCTACTCCGGCTGAACGGAAGGCTGCATGGCGCGAAATCGAGAAGAAGTATTTGCCTCACCGTGATTATGAGGAGAACAGCTATCTCGAGCATGGTGCTTTCTGGCAGCGTCAGGGGCATATTTTCGGCAGTCCGTTCTACTATATCGATTACACCCTGGCGCAAATTTGTGCCTTTCAGTTCTGGAAAAGAATGCACGAGGACCGTACCTCGGCATGGGCCGATTACCACAAGCTCTGCCAGCAAGGCGGCAGCCTCTCCTTTACCGAGCTCGTTAAGGTGGCCGGCCTGATCTCGCCGTTCGAGGATGGCTGCGTTACTTCCGTCATCGGCAGCATCGACGGCTGGCTGGAAAGCGTTGACGACAAAGCTCTGTAA
- a CDS encoding 2-hydroxyacid dehydrogenase, translating into MRPKVYLSSKVSDEVKAYLDQYCECEMWQNPERAITGQELAEKIGDAEGLLAAGNAISERLLSAAPKLRAVSNISVGYNHNDLDAMKKRGIIGTHTPYVLDETVADLTLALMLAAARRVTELHNLVRGGGWQRGVGEQLFGLDVHHAKLGIIGMGRIGEQIAKRAKFGFDMEVSYYNRSRKPETEERLGVNYLGLNELLEQSDFIVLMTPLTPETKHMIGEEQFNRMKRTAIFINVSRGETVDEAALIEALRTKRIYAAGLDVYEKEPVSPDNPLLQLDNVVTLPHIGSATKKTRNDMAMVAARNLVDALYGREPQYVIPELKN; encoded by the coding sequence ATGCGGCCAAAAGTGTACCTATCATCCAAAGTATCCGATGAGGTAAAAGCATACCTCGACCAATATTGTGAATGCGAAATGTGGCAAAACCCGGAGAGAGCGATTACCGGGCAGGAGCTTGCCGAAAAGATCGGCGACGCGGAAGGGCTGCTTGCAGCCGGCAATGCAATCAGCGAGCGGCTGCTGAGCGCAGCGCCAAAGCTGCGGGCGGTCAGCAATATTTCGGTAGGCTATAACCATAACGATCTGGACGCGATGAAAAAACGCGGCATTATCGGCACTCATACACCGTATGTGCTGGATGAGACGGTGGCGGATTTAACGCTTGCCCTTATGCTGGCAGCGGCCAGAAGAGTAACGGAGCTGCATAATCTCGTCCGCGGCGGGGGATGGCAGCGGGGCGTTGGCGAGCAGCTGTTTGGACTCGATGTGCATCACGCAAAGCTTGGCATTATCGGAATGGGACGCATTGGCGAGCAGATTGCCAAACGCGCCAAATTCGGTTTTGATATGGAGGTTTCCTACTATAACCGCAGCCGCAAGCCGGAGACCGAGGAGCGCCTTGGCGTAAATTACCTAGGGCTTAATGAGCTGCTGGAGCAGTCGGACTTTATCGTGCTTATGACTCCGCTTACGCCGGAGACCAAGCATATGATCGGCGAAGAGCAGTTTAACCGGATGAAACGGACCGCGATCTTTATTAACGTATCGCGCGGCGAGACGGTTGACGAAGCGGCTCTGATTGAAGCCCTGCGCACGAAACGGATTTATGCGGCAGGCCTCGATGTGTACGAGAAGGAGCCGGTCAGCCCGGATAATCCGCTGCTCCAGCTCGATAATGTCGTGACGCTGCCGCATATCGGTTCGGCAACCAAGAAGACGAGGAACGACATGGCTATGGTTGCGGCCCGCAATCTGGTGGATGCGCTATATGGCAGAGAGCCGCAATACGTGATTCCGGAATTGAAGAATTAA